One Desulfosoma sp. genomic window carries:
- a CDS encoding DEAD/DEAH box helicase, giving the protein MSVQMAVGSIVRCRGREWVVLPSREPEVIYLRPVAGDEDEACGIYHPLVEDGVEQLEPATFPLPTPEDAGDAVATRLLWDAARLALRDGAGPLRSLARISVRPRAYQFVPLLMALRLDPVRILIADDVGVGKTIEALLIARELLDRGEVRRLCVLCPPYLCDQWQMELAEKFHLEAVVVRSGTVSRLERSLPPGEPSIFKYYPHLVVSIDYVKSDRHRPEFLTHCPELVIVDEAHGAA; this is encoded by the coding sequence ATGAGCGTGCAAATGGCTGTAGGAAGTATTGTACGCTGCCGCGGCCGCGAATGGGTGGTGTTACCTTCCAGGGAGCCGGAAGTGATATACTTGCGACCGGTGGCCGGTGATGAAGATGAAGCCTGCGGTATCTACCACCCTTTAGTGGAAGATGGGGTTGAGCAGCTTGAACCCGCAACCTTCCCCCTGCCCACACCTGAGGATGCGGGGGACGCGGTAGCCACCAGGCTCCTGTGGGATGCCGCCCGGCTTGCTTTACGCGACGGCGCCGGACCCCTGCGTTCCTTGGCCAGAATTTCGGTGCGGCCTCGAGCCTATCAGTTCGTGCCCTTACTAATGGCTTTGAGGCTTGACCCGGTGAGGATCCTAATTGCCGACGACGTAGGCGTCGGCAAAACCATAGAGGCCCTTCTTATCGCCCGAGAACTTCTTGACCGCGGGGAGGTCCGCCGTCTCTGCGTCCTCTGCCCGCCTTACCTCTGTGACCAATGGCAAATGGAACTAGCGGAAAAATTTCATCTTGAAGCAGTGGTGGTTCGCTCCGGTACGGTAAGTCGTCTGGAGCGCTCTCTGCCCCCGGGCGAGCCCAGCATCTTTAAGTATTATCCTCATCTGGTGGTTAGCATTGATTACGTCAAATCGGACCGGCACCGCCCAGAGTTCCTAACCCATTGCCCCGAATTGGTCATTGTGGACGAAGCTCATGGTGCTGCCTAA
- a CDS encoding helicase-related protein, which translates to MAYHFVQRRRPDIVKWLDEVTSFPERENVEETYDLSPAYRKLFDQVFHFSRELVRTGETLSGWRRRIRYWAALSILRCVMSSPAAAAAALSKKVAVEAEIQEETDAAYAPFIYDPTDEEPLDVEPSHVVEQGEAELPESGRRKLRQFARLAEELLASGADTKIVRCAEVVEKLLGLGFHPIIWCRFIETAKYVASELARRLVPAFPNLVVEAVTGNLPEEDRTLRVEELARKSPRVLVATDCLSEGINLQEHFTAVLHYDLPWNPNRLEQREGRVDRFGQQAPKVRAVLFYGRDNPIDGAVLEVLLRKAEEIRKSLGVAVPVPADSESVLEAVFKAVMTRVEGATSGWRQLRLFSDKTVLDFHRRWHEAAGREKESRSRFAQGAIKPDEVERELAETDHVLGDPEAVRRFVLNACQRLGLKVEAASDGTYLLSVPSGLRLPSLVDEALPARPWRVSFTSPPPKGAAWLGRNHAFVGAMAQWILESALAGASQAGARCGVVRTTEVERRTVLLLLRLRYLLEQPDRPLLLAEEVAVFAFQGYPPGRLVFLSEEEAHHLLLRARPDVLVPQGERREVLSEVLGWWEVLLPYLKERANARARRVFDAHRRVRAAAGLARRGLAVQPQFPPDLLGVLVLLPIAQGVMR; encoded by the coding sequence GTGGCCTACCATTTCGTCCAGCGGCGCCGGCCCGACATCGTTAAGTGGCTGGACGAAGTGACCTCCTTCCCTGAACGAGAGAACGTCGAGGAAACGTACGACCTCTCCCCGGCATACCGAAAGCTTTTTGACCAAGTCTTTCATTTCAGCCGCGAGCTAGTGCGCACCGGCGAGACCCTCTCTGGCTGGCGCCGTCGCATCCGCTACTGGGCTGCCCTGTCCATCTTGCGCTGCGTGATGTCGAGCCCCGCGGCAGCCGCTGCTGCCTTAAGCAAAAAGGTCGCAGTCGAGGCTGAAATCCAGGAAGAGACGGACGCAGCCTATGCTCCTTTCATCTACGACCCGACAGACGAGGAGCCTTTGGACGTGGAACCTTCGCACGTGGTGGAGCAGGGCGAGGCTGAGCTGCCCGAAAGCGGCCGCCGCAAGCTGAGGCAGTTCGCCCGCCTAGCCGAAGAACTTTTGGCCAGCGGCGCGGATACCAAGATTGTTCGTTGTGCCGAGGTCGTGGAAAAGCTCTTGGGCCTCGGCTTTCATCCCATTATCTGGTGCCGTTTTATTGAAACGGCCAAATACGTCGCTTCTGAACTTGCCCGTCGGCTCGTCCCCGCCTTCCCAAACCTGGTGGTGGAGGCGGTCACCGGCAACCTGCCCGAGGAAGATCGGACCCTCCGCGTGGAGGAACTGGCGCGTAAATCGCCCCGGGTATTGGTGGCCACCGACTGTCTGAGCGAGGGCATCAACCTGCAGGAGCACTTTACCGCCGTTCTGCATTATGATCTCCCTTGGAACCCGAACCGCCTAGAGCAACGGGAAGGCCGTGTGGACCGTTTCGGGCAACAGGCGCCGAAGGTCCGAGCCGTGCTCTTCTACGGCCGCGACAATCCCATAGACGGCGCTGTACTCGAGGTGCTTCTGCGCAAAGCAGAAGAAATTAGGAAGAGCCTTGGCGTGGCAGTGCCAGTGCCGGCAGACAGCGAATCGGTTTTGGAAGCGGTCTTCAAAGCCGTAATGACCCGGGTAGAGGGGGCGACCTCAGGGTGGCGGCAGCTGCGGCTGTTTTCTGACAAGACGGTTCTCGATTTCCACCGTCGTTGGCACGAGGCCGCCGGTCGGGAAAAGGAAAGTCGGAGCCGGTTTGCCCAAGGAGCCATAAAACCCGACGAGGTCGAGCGGGAGCTTGCCGAGACCGACCACGTTTTGGGTGATCCGGAGGCAGTGCGGCGATTTGTCTTAAATGCCTGCCAGCGTTTGGGCCTAAAAGTGGAGGCAGCGAGCGACGGCACCTATCTACTCTCAGTGCCCTCGGGGCTCAGGTTACCTTCTCTGGTGGATGAGGCTCTGCCAGCCAGACCCTGGCGGGTGTCCTTCACCTCCCCACCGCCCAAAGGCGCAGCATGGCTGGGAAGAAACCACGCTTTTGTGGGCGCCATGGCTCAGTGGATCCTAGAAAGCGCCTTGGCGGGTGCTAGCCAGGCGGGGGCCCGCTGCGGGGTGGTGCGCACAACTGAGGTGGAGCGCCGCACCGTACTCCTATTACTCCGCCTGCGTTACCTTTTGGAGCAGCCTGACCGCCCGCTGCTTCTAGCCGAGGAGGTAGCCGTGTTCGCCTTCCAAGGTTATCCGCCCGGACGCCTGGTCTTCTTGTCCGAAGAGGAAGCGCACCACCTTTTGCTACGTGCTCGTCCTGACGTGCTCGTGCCTCAGGGCGAGCGGCGGGAGGTGTTAAGTGAGGTTCTGGGCTGGTGGGAGGTACTACTGCCCTACCTCAAAGAACGGGCTAACGCACGGGCGCGGCGGGTATTTGATGCCCATCGCAGGGTGCGGGCAGCAGCGGGACTGGCACGCCGAGGCTTGGCAGTTCAACCGCAGTTTCCTCCGGACTTGTTGGGGGTTCTGGTCCTACTTCCCATTGCGCAAGGAGTGATGAGGTAA
- a CDS encoding N-6 DNA methylase, with protein MRFPCLRIEGGLIAADLLDHIYEGSAPGQTAADFGLRARLENEISGAWQVALEYWAAFQQRLERLPETDPATTITRDQWIIPLLSLLDYEPVYVPRAAQIEGKTYAVSHRADASENAPPVHVVGCRLVLDRRPESGRPRLAPHSLLQEYLNRSEHLWGVVTNGFLLRLLRQTTRLTRPTYIEFDLREMMGGKNFADFSLFYRLAHRSRLPRDDAAACWLERYYLETIKQGGRVRDRLRESVKNAITILGTAFLEHPANNDLREKVRTGQLDAVDYYQELLRLIYRMLFLLVAEERELLTANPVYRRHYSISRLRNLCENRRVWNHHTDLWEAAKIAFRLLSDENHGVKLGLPPLNGPLFDPQGTKNINELALTNQAFLKAFWYLSMYQENERAPWRRVNYAALDVEELGSVYESLLEYHPDLKAASSEMAFNLLVGMERKSTGSYYTPRTLVDELVASALVPVLHDRLAGKNTQEEREPTILSIKVCDPACGSGHFLLAAARRLGLELARVRSEVDEPSPEAVREAIREVIAHCLYGVDKNPMAVELCKVALWIEGHLPGKPLTFLDHRIRCGDSLLGVFDLSVLGKGIPDEAFAPVEGDDKAVARSLVRKNRKERLGQTRRRLPKLADLGCFLEETAPLLALPDSTLEVVREKTKAYQIMRKEEPLRRHLSACHLWTAAFFTRLNRNVDHVPLSGDLDAFLNGHEDRRLTEKARKLAEKHRFFHWPLEFPEVSKDGGFDVVLCNPPWERIKLQEEEFFATRDTEIARALNKAERRRLIQALPNNRPALWQEYQEAKHAAEAQSKFLRGSGRFPLTARGDINTYSIFAELFSQLLRPCGRAGVVLPTGIATDDTNKHFFAHLVETGRLVSLYDFENRERVFPAVVSLYKFSLLTIRGRTEEKTPQRFAFFLTRTEQLRDGRRVFEMSPEDLALFNPNTGTCPVFRTREDAELTKKIYRRVPVLVNERTGENPWGVRFMTMFHMANDSHLFRTTQDLEGQGYVLMRGRDLGRPDGLYYVRGDEVWLPLYEAKMIWQFDHRFGTYKGVPPNTTSTQLPTPQEEDCADPHHFVLPRYWVRDQMVKERLKQRNRNGGQIHWKWDGGWLLGFRDVARATDVRTAIFTILPRVGVGHKLPLVLYPEDLSVLRVMCFLNNMNSLVCDFAARQKIGGPSLSYFILKQLPVLPPDSYTVTDLFFTIPRVLELIYTAWDLETFAREVWQESQRELRQDIARRWQECCGSSLQVHPEAETIPPFRWNSERRAVIRAELDAYYARLYGLTRDELRYILDPKDVFGPDFPGETFRVLKEKEERRYGEYRTRRLVLEAWERLEKSESR; from the coding sequence GTGCGCTTTCCATGCTTAAGAATTGAAGGCGGGTTGATTGCCGCCGATCTTCTCGACCACATTTACGAGGGCAGCGCCCCAGGTCAGACTGCTGCTGACTTCGGCCTGAGGGCTCGCTTGGAAAACGAGATTTCCGGCGCTTGGCAGGTGGCGCTTGAGTACTGGGCAGCTTTTCAGCAGCGCCTAGAGCGCCTTCCGGAAACTGACCCGGCCACCACTATCACCCGAGACCAATGGATCATTCCGCTCTTGAGCCTTTTGGACTATGAACCGGTCTACGTTCCACGGGCGGCCCAGATAGAGGGCAAGACCTATGCCGTCTCCCACCGTGCCGATGCGAGTGAGAACGCGCCACCTGTGCACGTGGTAGGCTGCCGCCTAGTTTTAGACCGGCGCCCAGAGAGCGGTCGGCCTCGGCTAGCGCCCCATTCCCTCTTGCAAGAGTACCTAAACCGTAGCGAGCACCTTTGGGGCGTGGTCACCAACGGCTTTCTTCTGCGGCTTTTACGCCAGACCACCCGCCTTACCCGGCCCACTTACATTGAGTTCGACCTCCGGGAGATGATGGGTGGCAAAAACTTTGCCGATTTCTCCCTGTTTTACAGGTTAGCCCACCGCTCCCGCCTGCCACGAGACGACGCGGCGGCATGCTGGCTTGAGCGCTACTACCTCGAGACCATCAAACAGGGCGGCCGAGTGCGCGATCGCCTGCGAGAGAGCGTGAAGAATGCTATTACCATCTTGGGAACGGCCTTTCTTGAGCACCCCGCCAACAATGACCTGAGGGAAAAGGTCCGCACTGGCCAGTTAGACGCGGTAGACTACTACCAAGAACTTCTGCGCCTCATTTATCGCATGCTTTTCCTCTTGGTTGCCGAAGAGCGTGAGCTCCTCACCGCTAACCCAGTGTACCGGCGGCACTACAGCATCAGCCGGCTTCGGAACCTTTGCGAAAACCGCCGGGTCTGGAACCATCATACCGACCTGTGGGAGGCTGCTAAGATCGCTTTTCGCCTTTTAAGTGACGAAAACCACGGGGTTAAGCTAGGTTTGCCTCCACTCAACGGACCGCTCTTCGATCCACAAGGCACCAAGAACATCAACGAATTGGCCCTTACCAACCAAGCCTTCCTGAAGGCCTTCTGGTATCTCTCCATGTACCAGGAAAACGAGCGGGCTCCGTGGCGACGGGTCAACTACGCCGCTCTGGATGTGGAGGAGCTTGGTAGTGTTTACGAAAGCCTTCTGGAATACCACCCGGATCTGAAAGCGGCTAGTTCTGAGATGGCTTTTAACCTACTGGTCGGGATGGAGCGCAAATCCACAGGCTCGTACTACACCCCGCGCACTCTGGTGGATGAGCTAGTGGCCAGCGCGCTGGTTCCGGTCCTCCACGATCGGTTGGCGGGCAAGAACACTCAGGAAGAAAGGGAGCCGACCATCCTTTCCATTAAAGTCTGCGACCCCGCCTGCGGATCGGGCCATTTTCTCTTGGCCGCGGCTAGGCGCTTGGGCTTGGAACTTGCCCGTGTGCGCAGTGAGGTTGACGAACCGTCACCAGAGGCAGTCCGGGAGGCAATCCGTGAGGTCATCGCTCATTGTCTTTACGGCGTGGACAAGAATCCAATGGCCGTGGAACTCTGCAAGGTGGCCTTATGGATTGAAGGGCACCTACCAGGAAAACCGCTCACTTTCCTCGACCACCGCATCCGCTGCGGCGACTCTCTGTTGGGGGTCTTCGACCTATCCGTGCTGGGAAAGGGCATCCCGGACGAGGCCTTCGCCCCTGTAGAGGGCGACGACAAGGCCGTGGCACGGTCCCTGGTCAGAAAAAACAGGAAAGAGCGACTCGGCCAGACGAGGCGGCGTCTTCCCAAATTGGCCGATCTGGGGTGCTTCCTGGAAGAAACAGCACCGCTACTGGCCCTTCCAGACAGCACCCTCGAGGTGGTTAGGGAGAAGACCAAAGCTTATCAGATCATGCGCAAAGAAGAGCCTCTACGTCGCCATCTCAGCGCCTGCCATCTCTGGACCGCCGCTTTCTTTACTAGGCTGAACAGAAACGTTGACCACGTCCCTCTCAGCGGAGACCTAGATGCTTTTCTCAACGGCCATGAGGACCGCCGGCTCACTGAAAAAGCCAGGAAACTGGCGGAAAAACACCGCTTCTTCCACTGGCCCCTGGAATTCCCCGAGGTTTCTAAGGATGGCGGTTTTGATGTGGTGCTCTGCAACCCTCCCTGGGAGCGCATCAAGCTCCAAGAGGAGGAGTTTTTTGCTACCCGGGATACAGAGATTGCCAGAGCTCTCAATAAGGCAGAGCGACGGCGGCTGATTCAAGCCCTTCCGAATAATCGCCCTGCTCTCTGGCAGGAATATCAAGAAGCCAAGCACGCTGCCGAAGCGCAAAGCAAATTCCTGCGGGGCAGCGGCCGCTTTCCGCTTACCGCCCGGGGTGACATCAACACTTACAGCATTTTTGCTGAGCTTTTTTCGCAGCTTCTTCGTCCGTGCGGCCGCGCCGGCGTGGTACTCCCCACGGGCATCGCCACCGATGACACCAACAAGCACTTCTTCGCCCACCTGGTGGAGACCGGGCGGCTGGTGAGCCTTTATGATTTCGAAAACCGTGAGAGAGTTTTTCCGGCAGTAGTTAGTCTTTACAAATTCTCCCTGCTTACCATTCGGGGCCGGACGGAAGAGAAGACTCCGCAGCGCTTTGCTTTCTTCCTCACCCGCACCGAGCAATTGCGCGACGGTCGCCGCGTCTTTGAGATGAGCCCGGAAGACTTGGCCCTCTTTAACCCAAACACCGGCACCTGCCCTGTGTTTCGCACTCGCGAAGACGCTGAACTCACCAAGAAAATCTATCGGCGCGTGCCTGTGCTGGTAAACGAGAGGACAGGAGAGAACCCATGGGGCGTAAGGTTTATGACAATGTTTCATATGGCCAACGACAGCCACCTTTTCCGAACCACGCAAGACCTAGAGGGCCAAGGATATGTGCTTATGCGCGGCCGAGACCTTGGCCGGCCCGACGGTCTCTACTACGTGCGTGGTGACGAGGTCTGGCTGCCTCTCTACGAGGCTAAGATGATCTGGCAGTTCGACCACCGCTTTGGCACTTACAAAGGGGTACCACCAAACACCACCAGCACCCAACTCCCCACACCGCAGGAGGAAGATTGCGCTGACCCACATCATTTTGTGCTTCCGAGGTATTGGGTGAGGGACCAGATGGTGAAGGAGCGGCTCAAGCAGCGGAACCGCAACGGCGGGCAGATTCACTGGAAGTGGGACGGCGGGTGGCTGCTGGGGTTTAGGGACGTGGCTCGTGCCACTGATGTACGCACAGCCATCTTCACCATCCTGCCGCGGGTAGGGGTGGGGCACAAGCTGCCGTTAGTCCTGTACCCAGAGGATCTGAGCGTTCTTAGGGTGATGTGTTTTCTTAACAACATGAACTCTCTTGTGTGCGACTTTGCAGCACGTCAGAAAATAGGTGGGCCCTCCCTAAGCTACTTCATATTAAAACAGCTCCCCGTCCTGCCACCCGATAGCTACACTGTAACTGACCTCTTCTTTACCATCCCCCGCGTCCTGGAGCTGATTTACACCGCCTGGGACCTAGAAACGTTTGCGCGAGAGGTATGGCAAGAGAGCCAACGGGAGCTGCGACAAGATATTGCCCGCCGCTGGCAGGAGTGCTGCGGGTCGTCGCTACAGGTCCATCCGGAGGCCGAAACGATCCCGCCCTTCCGCTGGAATTCTGAGCGCCGTGCCGTCATTCGTGCCGAGCTCGATGCTTATTACGCAAGGCTCTATGGGCTGACCCGCGATGAGCTACGTTACATCCTCGACCCTAAGGACGTCTTTGGCCCCGACTTCCCCGGCG